The Papaver somniferum cultivar HN1 chromosome 6, ASM357369v1, whole genome shotgun sequence genome segment TCTGTGTATGCATATAAAAAGATGAATTTAGTCATAGATGCAATATCTTATTTCAGAAATAAAACAGCCCTGCTTTCTGGACCTCATTCCGGACCACATGGCCAACCATAATGCAAAGAGCCATGGGCCTGAAAATGTCCTTTCGATACAACTGATACAGCAAGTAAGGCGGTTTTTCTAACCCGGCTACAGCATCCTTTGGAACACCTGCTTGACCTACATCTCCCGCATAAACCAGTGGAAATTGTTTATTTTTTAGCTTGTAAGGAGTTACAGTTTGACCCTGAAATTCCAAGAAAAACAAAAGGACAAAATTAGTAATGCAACAAATTTAAATTGCTGTGCACAAACTTCACCACTATTTTGTTATTCTGCTACCCTTCCAATCTGATAACCCTGATTGAATAGCGCAATACATTTCAAAAGATCACGAGATTCTACTTCGTGAATTTGGCAGTCTGCAAAGAGTTTCCTTGTACGTTTATAATGCGTGACCTTGATTTTACAAGTAGAATTAGTTCTGCGTACCGCAATTGTATTGCCATTCCCCAAAACGACAGGTGCACTGAAGAGCCTGTCAATGCTACTAGCACCCACTGTGATCATCCATGGTGCCAGATTAGAAGCTGTAGCAGGTCCAGGACCTGAGTTTCCAGCACTACATGCAACAACAATGTTACGCTTAATGGCATGTAATGCCCCAATAGCAATCCCATCCTCTGAGTAGGCCACAGGATCTGTTGTTCCAATTGAGATGCTAAGGACGTCTACACCATCTCCAATAGCATCGTCTATTGCAGCAAGCATGTCAGCTTCCGAACAAGTATTACCGTTTGCTTTGGGTTGATTTGGAACCGGCCAACACACTTTGTAAATTGCCAGACGTGCAAGCGGCGCCCCGCCAGAAGCTGTTCCTCGTGCAAACCCACCAATAGCTGATACATTAGCAACAGTCCGACCTGCAACGGTCGACGACGTGTGGGTCCCATGCCCATCGTGATCACGTGGAGAACGGTATTCTGCCGTGGTGTTAAGGTGGCCATTGGAAGCTTCATAAGCTTTGAGGTAATACCTTGCACCAATTATTTTCCTGGGAATATTTTGTATGATATTAAAATTAGACTAGATTTCCTTACATTCGTATACCACTGCGCATATTAACACGAATTAAGGATAAAATCCTGTGATTTGCTAATATGTTAAATATATGGAAAGCTGGTTAAGTCAACTGGTTAGTGCTGCCAGATTAACGTAATGAGCATTCCCATTGAACTGAAATCATGTGGTGGAGTGTGAGAAAGACAGGGGAGATCACATGAACAGCTTAAGAAAGCTACATATGCAGAAATAGGAAAATTATTAGCTGTCCTATTTTGATGTTTTCTAAAGAAAAATCCAAGAACAAACAACTAATTGTTCTTGTGATCCCTTCTGTGGTCGTCTATAAAATGAATAATGTGTAAATGGTTTGGTCGTAATGGACAAATTTCCTTTTTTGTATTCTCAAAATTAAGTCGATAAGAATATGGAGTATGTCGAGAAGGGTACGTTTGGAGAGCAGACACTTATCACAATAGCAAATACAAAACTGTATGTAATGAAGATTTGAAATTAGATTCTGAAAACCAATCAGCCCTGAAGATAAAACTTTAGAGGGACCATAcaaaagaagggatattttgCATCTGGAAAAATTCATTTTAGAGTGATTCTTTGTGAGTAATCTACATCTACATATTCGGTTGGTCTAAAAGTCGAGTGATAACGTGTCAGGCCTCCCATTTTGTAGTTCCTTACTTAGACACTAAACTAGTGTTATTAGACAAAACACCTACAGAATAAAGTTCAAATAGTGCGAAGAAAATGAATTACCTGTTACAGTGGGAGGAGGTAAAGGAATCTCCAGTTTGACAGATACCTTTCCATGACTTAGGCACTGGTCCCATCCCTTCATCGTCGAAACTCTTAGACTCTGGCCATATTCCTAGTTTTGTACATATACAACATTATTACACCTCTCATTCACAGGATCAATTTGAATCTATCCTTGATCCTTCAATGAAGTTTCGCCAACTAAAAATAAAGAATGCCAAATTGCTTAATCATTAATATTTTTACTGTCTTACTGACATATGATATACATGTGACACTAAATTAAGTCAATGGGTGATAGTGAGCCAGTTTATTGGTATAATCTGGGGCATGCAATTGGCTATTAAACAAGATTAAAGAAGATAACCGTTAGCAGCTTCAAACATACATAGTACAAACACTTGAATGAAGGGGATTTAAATTGAAATTTATTTTCAGTTTTTTCTCGAAACTCATAATCATTGactagaaaaataaacaaaaaacgaTACTGTCATACTGATGATATATGATGTTGCAAAACTATGATCGAGAAATATAAGATGTCAGATTGATGTTGATATCGCCGTACGTGTCATTTAAACTTCAGCAGAACAGGGAGAGTTTAGTTTTATATAGTTCTGAATGTGTATGCATACCTGAATCCAACATGCCAACGATAACATTTTCGCCGTAATTAGCTTGACGTAACAATGCATTATTTTTTCTGGGCGTGAAATAGTTGTTGTTACTGTTACTGTCTTTTTCATCAAGACCCATAAAATCCCATGACCTTGTTGTTTGGATAGACCATGTGTGTTGTTTGCTTGGGAAAGCTGAAACCACTTCTTCCATCTCTGTTTTTTACCATATATTATTCAGAAAGTGAATCAAAGCAAATAGATTTACAGATATTTGATGCATAAAAAGACATATATATAGTAAGCATGTACCAGATAATTTTGAAGCTTCGTCGGCTGTAAGTAAAGCAGCGAATCCATTAATACTGTTTTTGTAGTTGTAAAGAAGTGAATCTCTTGCATCTTTTTCATTACTCTTAACAGATAGAAGATAAGAATGATGAGAATCTTCAATCTCTTGAATAGTTTTTCCTCCACTTTTATGTTCACCAAAATATATTATATACACCTGCACCAGATTTTCAGGgaaaaactcatcaatatatttgcATATAAAGAATGGCAAAACTTATATCGAATAAAGAAaagacagaagaagaagaaacaacatgtaCCTGCGGTTGATCATCACATGAGGATAAGAGAGGGAGTAGaatgagaaaaagagaaaagagatgaagagatagatatttcttcatcatattttccatgattttgttTTCAGTATAGAAACTTTGTGAAGCTGTTATGGTATTTATAGCTGACGTTAAAATCGTGggtcaaagaaaataaattcggatttttattttataagccAGTAGTCTAACTTTACCTTATAGGAAAAGGTAATTAAGGTTAGAGTAAATACTATTGACAGGATCCGAAATGAGAAGAAAAAGAGACAGTCTGGGTGACCAATTTCATTCTAAAACCCAAAATACTAGCTTTATCCAAAATACTAAAACCCAATTTCTGCGGATATAACGCTTCAAAACgaagtgtttttgtggaaacaaAAAGGGTGATTTTATTGTCAGTGTAATATATTACGGATCCTTCTTAAAACCTTAAAACTTTTTATTAGGATAACTTTAACATTTTTGATATTCTTTCTGCACAAAAGTATAACATAAAACTTCAGAGTTTAGTTTTCTCTAAATCACCTACGGTTGAGTTAGGAGTTTAATTTTCTCTAAATCACCTACGGTTGAGTTAGTTGCATTTGAAAAATTTTATTTGTGGAAGTAAAGTGTTTGGCCCTGTTCCTACTTTCTTCACTCTCACAAGCAACGTAGTTAATTCCGGATTCTAGTTCGTCTCGGTTGGGACCAAGACACTGAATATTTTTATCTCGGGGAGATTTTTGAGGAGGTTCTCGGTGAAATCTCGGAGTAACTACCCAGATTTCGTTTTCGAATTTTATctatatagtatatatatatgcCGTTTTTCAAACGTTTTTCACATATGATTGTGGGTAAATACCACCAATTttttaaacacaaaattggttaaaaagaccaaaatcaacaatttctgggtgagatggacagttagattttgatactttttaaatggacaaaaatgtaaaaataggcaggatgtaaccagtttcatcgtgcccattttcaaatattttttcttatttttaatttacacgggatgaaaccagtttcatcctaactatttttttttggtcatttcacccaaactagtttttactcgtccatttgaaccgtgatttaaaaatatttggacaaatgacccattttccgttttttaAAATAGAATAAGTCTTCATTAAAAATAATAGAAAACTCCAAATCCATACAAATTTCAAAAACTTCAACCAAGACTTCCGGTCAATTCCGACCGGGTCAAGCGAGATTCAACCAAAAATTCCGGTCAATTCTGGACGAATTCTATCTCGGCGGAATTTAAGCATTCCGCTACCTTGAGAGCCGAAACTGGAATTTCCGGCAAAATCTCGGCCAAGACTACATTGTTCCTGAGATTGAGTAGACTTTAAAATATTTGATCCCACATGAAAGAAGCccaagaaagaaaattaatttcaaggaCATGATAATAGTTTTAAATATACCCAAAATATCCTTCCCTGTTCTTTCATTTTGAGAAATAAAATTGAAAGCGAGTAAATTAATGAGAGAACGGtagcaaagaaaattttgggaggTTTTCAGCCTTTAATCTAAACCGATTGagtgagagagaaagagagataaacaacggaaaatgggtcatttgtccaaaaaaatttaaaacatggttcaaatggacgagtaaaaattagtatgggtgaaatggacaaaagaaaataacaaggatgaaactggattcatcgcggcttaaacttaaaaatagcaaggatgaaactggatgcatcctgatataaattaaaaataagaaaaaatatttgaaaatgggtaggatgaaactggttacatcctggctatttttatatttttgtccatttgaacagtatctttttaatttttgtccatttaaacagtatcaaaatgtacaagtctttttcacccaaaaattattgattttgatctttttaaccaatttattTGTAACTTTAGATTTTAGGTTACAGATTCTTTCAATATTATGCTCCATATATTTTTTGGtgatattttatcttattttttcgTAGTATTCTTAAAATAAAATTTGCTTAAGGCTGGATTTTTAAGATCTACTTTTTATTCTTTCTGGGGTTCATAGATTTGGTGTTTATTGAGTGGTGTAGTTTCATTTTTTATTGTAAGCTACTAGTTTATTTGACTTGATATGGTCGCATATAAGGATAAGCTGCCGGCAGAGAAATGATCCGTTTTGGTAGAATTCCGAAAAAAGACGCAGCAGGTGGAGCTTGTCGGTTTGGCTCAAGCTATAGCTAGCATAAAGAAAAAAGATCATTGACGAACCCATCAAGGGGCTAAAGGGGGCTATCTGGGTGGGacttatggattttttttttttttttacgtattAGTAATCTGAATGGTTAAAGAGTTTAGCCCACTTATAACCTAACATGTGTTAAAATTATTTAAGAAATTATCAGaatttagttatcattttatgtTTTTTCACTTTTGTCGTTTGAATATCCATGGAAACTCATTATTCCCTCCTTCGAATCACTCTTTTAATAATTTTCTACATATTTTACATATAATTTTTACAACTCGTATAATCTAAAATGCTATAAAAATTCTCTTATTAATTGCCTCACACCATGACTAGCCCTTCCTCATAGATGATCCTATTGTGTTTGTGGATATTAATTAAGGAGTTACTCTTTGTGTATTCAGCTTAATTTTGACATTTGTTTCTCTAGATATCATTTTTCCAAAATTTATTCATTCTCTTTGACTCACAATTTAGAATGACTAGGTGATTTTTGATCAAGATATTTTCTACTTTGATGTGATTGCATAACTACGAGTTTATCATGATTTTATCAGGTTTTGCTTGGGCTTTTATATTGAAATCTCTTTAAAGTGTCTTTGAATAAGCTGAAATTTTATTaatgtatatatatgtatatattttttttttacttgaagTAAGTCATTTATTCCACACCTGGATTAAAAGGTTGTTTGGATATTTGTGGGTCGAGGAAGAAATACACTCCATTCCATTGATGATGAGTTTTATTCgtgtattttttgtattttcttttttgaTCGAAAGACAAAATTTATTAAGATGCAAAAATGTACATGAGTTCTATCAAAGATAGAGAAAGAAGCAAAAGTAAAACTACATAAAAATGAGTCCAAGTACAATAGAACCTCCATATATTGAATACTCTATATTATATTAATCATCTCTATATTTATAAAAAATTGTCGTCCCAACTTGGGACAGTTACAAGTAGTAATAACCTCTACATTTGATATTAATGGTTTTTTAGTCCCGCCTTAAGGAATTTACCTCATATATCAATAATCGACAATATATCGAAGAAATATAGATCTTGTTACGCAAATTTTACCATTCATATTAGTCATTTTCCTAGCACTGGATGACATTTCGATTTATTGGAAATAACTACTATACCTAATACTATTTATAGTTGTAGAAAACATTAAAAGTTCACCAGTAGCCTAACAAGTTCCTAGATACATACATGTATTTGTATatggaataataaaaatgtatgtaCATCATCTAATACAACTATAAATACATAAAATGCGCACTGAACTTAAAATTTTACATTTTCTACGTGTACCTTTTTATATTAACTTGGAGGGGTTCTACTGTATTAAGGTCTGAACTTGCTAAGTTCAAGCGCACTTGTTTGCCAGTAACAACTACCCAAAAGAGAACTAAAGTTTTATCCTCAATATCCAAGTTAACACTGGTTTTAAAGTTATAATCTTCCTTGAAAATGCGACAACTTCTTTGTTTCCAGATAATTGAGACGTCCAACAGTTTCCGGAATGAGATTCCAAAGGTAGTTACCCtgagtttgaaaaatgtgaatgatGTTAACCTCAAGTACTACCATCTACATTGAATTGGAAACTACCCATGCCCAATATACTAGGTAAAATCATATACCAAACTCAGTGCGCATTATTATGAAAGAAAAAGGTGGTCTTGTGTCTTAATGCATGGTATTGTAGGAAATTACACGCGAGTTGTGCATTATTATAACTGTatgaaaagatgaagaaaaagataGTTTAGAGGAAGTTAAATATTGTATGTTCAGCCATTCGGAACTCCActttttcaaaacaaaataagaaagcaGTTTAAAAAACAATGAAGGGTGCAATCAATATCAAATATTTGTTCTAAGACGATCACATATTGACCTGTGGAATAACTTATTTTGATGCCATGACTAAAACAAATACTTTGATAACCCAAACTATCTCTTAAAAATAAATATACTCTTTAAAACGTAATATTGATACTAACTCTAATCATTAACAACTAATCATTAATATTGACATTAATCAAATAAGAGATTCTTGCCATTGTGAAAAATTGGTGGATAAGGGGCTATGTATAATTAATATTTCATGACCTCTTTTTGTCATATTCAGTATGCCACAACAAATTGGGTGTGCCTTAAATCAGGGTTCATTTATTTTAAGGGGTGCAAAAATTACATACCCAACCGGGCATATTTGTTGCATAAATCGAGTTTGTTCATTTGTTGATGTTAAAAGTAAAAAGTTTATGAAACATCTTTTGCTTTTGTTTTATTCATTTATTTGTAAACAATTGTTCCAAAGTTAAAATGGTTTTCATTAGTGTAAAATTACGGAAAAATTCGACATGATTTTCGTTCGCCACAATTACTGCACCTACTGTTTTTGGTTCGGGCCAAATTTATATGTTCAAGTTCGGCTGATACTAAATGCAATACTAACAGTGGAACATCTTGATTAGTGGGCGCGAAGATTACAAATTATAAGTTCGGTTGATAATATCAAGTGCAATCATATTAGCCGATCTGTTTTTCAAAACAAGGTTCAATAATCAAATTATAAGCGAAACTATCTCCGTTGCGCCGAActctttataaattttttttctaaCAGTTCGACCTACAAAATGGACATTAAACCAAAAACCAAGAACCAAAACCCATTTTCTAGTAGCAAGTACCGGGTTGGGTAGGAGAAAATGTTAGCTCCCGAATATAGGATATAGTTTTTCCGCCGGCCTGACCAAGCCTTGCACAACTCGGTAAAAATGGACATTAAACATCACAGAGAAATGTACCTGTATATTTTTAGCATAAGGTTCCTCATCCATGTATTTCATCTTCTGGACATCTTGAACTTGAGATGGAGGTTTAAGTTGAGTTtgagtaaaatcattctcataactCAAAAAATAAGCCATTTCCAGATCTTTGTCGTAGTTGATGTATATTTTCTTAACTTTTCAAGATAAAGATTAAACTTCCTCACTTAAATCAAACCGTTTTCAACAATCACAAAGTTCtcaagataaaataaaaaaaattcttcaatttttcttcttttacaATAACCTAACTATCCCTTAAAAAATAACACTGATACTAACTCTAATCGTTAACGACTAATCACTGAAATTAACCGCTAATTGAAAAATTGGTGCTATTTCATGACCTCTTATTGTCCGAGTCAGTATGCAACAAAAGTTTTGGGTACTGCCCCTCGAATAAAAAGCCCAAGAGTCCAAGACTCAATTTCATCTCACGAGGATTTTTGCACCGCTTTGTTAAAATCCTAGCACCGCGTGTATATCTGTCGGTTGATGCTTTTAGACTAGTTTGGGGACTACCCTGTATTTGGGATCAGTTGTGACTTAGTAATCTTAAATCAGATCAAGACGATGAAAATTACATTATTATTATTCTAACAGTCCGACTACTTAAGAACCTACAAATGGAGGAAAAATTTCACTGAAATGTGAAGCAAGGTAGATATTTAGGAGAATGGACAATGAAAGGCCTTGGGCATCTAAGAATTTAGGATTGGCAGGATTTTAGGCGTGCACAGAACTGAGACAACTTGTGCAAGAGTGAAAAGAAAGAACAGGTATGGAGTTCACACAACTATCAGTATATCTCCAACCCTCCTAGCTCTCAAAAATGGAGAGGTTAATTATTGATTGATATTTGATTAGATGAGACGGACCACCATGATTGCATAAGTCAATATAGGTGGTTGATTGATTCGTTTCTTCTGCAGCTTCACTCTCCATGGACGGACGGACCTTATCTCTTTCGGTAGTCTTCAACTAGCTTCTTTTCTAAGATGTTTGTTAGTCTCAATCAAATCTCTGATCATGAACGAGGATGTAATGCATGTGTTCAAAACTAGACCTCTAATGCAACCTTTATTCCCAACACTTCGTTTGTCTTACTAAGGACCATTTTGGTACGTACTCCCACTAACATGTAAGGATAATTCAAAACTTGTTTCAACGTCCGCGTTTGATCAAGACGAGTATATACTTGATCACCACCATTCTTTCCGTCCTCATATTTCGTTGTTCTCTTTCTCATATTTCAAATTAGCAAAAAAGTTGTATTGAGAAAGAATGTCTGAACAAAAAGGATATGCATACAGGAATTCAATTATTTCAGATGTCCTATCTAGTTATGTGACAAGACTCAATCAAAGATAAGGGATTTAACCTTAAAGAGAAGATTGCGCAATTATGAACAAAGCATGCTGTAAGATGCTAGACCAGTTGAGAATCATTCAaggcttttttctttcttatcgaGTCGGTCAAATACGTAAGTTAAATTGATTACTGGCCTTTATGGAGCTATCAGAGGGACCGGTAAGAGCGTGCTCGATGCCTTAGAGAAAGCGTAATGAGCAAAAATCCATGCATTTGACTTTGTTTCATGCATATATTCTCCCTAATGCAACTCTCTCTCAGCCTCTCTATCCAATATGCAAGTAGGAGTGGAATATCCACGAGCTAGCTTATAAAGAAAAAGTCACTATATGCTTAAAATGACATGTGATAACATACAAGAGAAATTTGATAACTCCAAAGAAGTACATGATCCAGATTAGACAAAAAGTTATCTAGATTTATTTTAGATCTTTTTACTAGGCATGACCGCATGTGTTGCATCATCACGTGTAAAATCATATCACACGTTGGGCCTAGATAAATAAAGCTTCCACGTTGAACGATGAGGAAATTCTCGTTTTTTATTGGCGGAAAtagacatttttgagttttgtgaaacgagcgttttggcGAGGACACTTGGCAATGTATGATGGGTTCAAAAAGAAtataaaaaacatgaaaaaaggaagccaaattcaatttggaattcatgACGTTACAATTCAGGCCGTGAGCATTTGGAATTCAAAAACGTGACCATGTTAGGAAACTATATCTAGCTGAAAGGGAAATCTAATAATTTTATGAAACGAGAATTTAGGTGAGGACAATTggaaacgtatgattggtttaaaaaattacaaactcaaaaggaaaacctaacttagaattttatggaagtccaaattcaatttggaatttaGGACTCTTTTTtctaaattaatatataaagggggAAAAATCTCGACACTATGTCGTATTACTTATAGTAGAATTACAAAGAATAAGTTTCGAgtaagcttgtcttgtgaaaaatatcgaaatatgatttagcaatTAGATGTaaaaaggtccttaacaatattagttgtggatcaattgaaaattgcccatgcAAATTATCatgtcatttgggaatgttttaaacatcataagagagaaatataaacCAACTGATATTTCTATacagaaatacaggaaggtttgcgaaccagttcgcaaactgcaagttcagttgggaacaattcacgaacccggttggtgaaccgtggtgaactgaattttatagttggataaataggctaacagttggcgaacccggttcatgaaCCATGGTCAACTAAGTtcggtagtctagtagggtttgcgaacccggttcacgaaccgtagcaccctgaTTCGTGAACAAGCCTTATGGTTGGCAAACCGTTGTACCAAATATCCCGATAATGTTTAGCAGATGCTTCAAGACTTATTATTTTAGTATATTTAGCATTGCTAAAACTCTCTT includes the following:
- the LOC113289755 gene encoding subtilisin-like protease SBT5.6, producing the protein MENMMKKYLSLHLFSLFLILLPLLSSCDDQPQVYIIYFGEHKSGGKTIQEIEDSHHSYLLSVKSNEKDARDSLLYNYKNSINGFAALLTADEASKLSEMEEVVSAFPSKQHTWSIQTTRSWDFMGLDEKDSNSNNNYFTPRKNNALLRQANYGENVIVGMLDSGIWPESKSFDDEGMGPVPKSWKGICQTGDSFTSSHCNRKIIGARYYLKAYEASNGHLNTTAEYRSPRDHDGHGTHTSSTVAGRTVANVSAIGGFARGTASGGAPLARLAIYKVCWPVPNQPKANGNTCSEADMLAAIDDAIGDGVDVLSISIGTTDPVAYSEDGIAIGALHAIKRNIVVACSAGNSGPGPATASNLAPWMITVGASSIDRLFSAPVVLGNGNTIAGQTVTPYKLKNKQFPLVYAGDVGQAGVPKDAVAGQCLPNSLSPKKAKGKIVLCFRGNGTRVGKGLEVKRAGGKAIILANSLANGAEISVDAYVLPGTAVKADDGTRVFNYIKSTKKPTAHINTPKTVLNTKPAPYMASFSSRGPNGLELNLLKPDITAPGLNILAAWSGASSPTKLESDKRRVKYNLLSGTSMSCPHVSAAAVLLKAIHPTWSSAAIRSALMTTAGLKNNAGKQLTDASGNTATPFSYGSGHLRPTKASDPGLIYDASYTDYLIFLCSSVGGSEVKKVDPKFKCPKKTYSPSNHNYPSLAISELNGTMTVTRTVTNVGSSKSSYVSAYKAPEGFSVKISPKMLAFRHVGEKKSFTITVKQRKGKKKPKSGKYCFGWYRWTDGVHVVRSPLVVSPA